In Bradyrhizobium sp. WBOS07, the genomic window CGGCTTCTACGCCCAGGTGCTACTGGTCGTGACGCCGCAATCGGTGTTCGGCATGCTGGTGTCGGCGCAGGCGCTGACGGTTGCGATGTTCGGCGGCGTCGGCACGGTCTGGGGACCCGTGATCGGCTCGGTGATCCTGATTCCCCTCGCCGAGATCCTGCACGCCGAAGCCGGCGCGCGCTTTCCCGGCATCCAGGGCGTGATCTTCGGCTTCGCCATCGTCGGCGTCATCCTGATGGCGCCGGAGGGGCTGTTCTGGAAGCTGCGCGATCTCCTGCGCAGGCGTACGGCACCCAAGGCCTCGGCCAGCGATACAGCGGAAGCTGTCGCCAACGTCACGACGCTGAAGCCGGCCGCGCGGCAACGCGCCGCCAAGGGCGAAGTCATGCTCGAGGTCAAGAACCTCTCGCGCTCCTTCGGCGGCCTCAAAGCCGTGCAGGATGTCAGCTTCAAGCTGCACAAGAACGAGATCCTCGGCATCATCGGCCCGAACGGCGCCGGCAAGACCACCCTCTTCAACCTCCTCAACGGCTTCCTGAAGCCTAGCCAGGGTGAGGTGCTGATCGACGGCCGCAACATGTCGGGCCAGCGGCCGCACGTGATCTGCGAGGCCGGCATCGGCCGCACCTTCCAGGTGATGCGGCCCTTCCTGCGCATGTCGATCCTCGACAATGTGGTGGTCGGCGCCTATGTGCGCGCACGCACCGACGACGAAGCCCGCAAGCTTGCGGCTGATGCGGTCGCCCGCGTCGGCCTCTCCGCCGTCGCCGACCGTGTCGCCGGCGAGCTCTCCACCAAGGAGCTGCGGTTGATGGAGCTGGCCCGCGCGATCTCCGGCCAGCCGCGCATCCTGCTGCTCGACGAAACGCTCGCGGGCCTCGGCCATGGCGAGGCGGACGAAGTCGTCGCCGTGATCCAGCAGCTCGCGCGCGACGGCATGACCATCGCGATCATCGAGCACACCATGCAGGCCATGGTTCGCCTGGTCGACAGCTTCCTCGTGCTCGACCACGGCGCCGTCATCACCGAGGGCCTGCCCGAAGTCGTGACGCGCGACAGTCGCGTGATCGAGGCCTATCTCGGCAAGAAATGGGTGGGCCATGCTGCGAATTGAGGGATTGAGCGCAGGTTATTCGACGAAGCCCGTCCTGAACCACGTGTCGATCGATGTCGGCGCAGGTCAGTTCGTCGCGATCGTCGGCCCCAACGGCGCCGGCAAGACCACGTTGTTCAAGACCATCTCCGGCATCGTCAAGCCGAGCAGCGGATCGATCACCTTCGACGGCGTCGATCTGCTCGCGGTGCCGCCGCCGCAGCGCGCCCATCTCGGTATCGCCCATGTCCCGGAGGGACGCCAGGTCTTCCCGTCACTGACCGTGATGGAGAACCTGGAGATGGGTGCAATGACGGAGAGCGGCCGCCGCGACTGGCAGGCCAACATCGAGCGCATCTTCGACTGGCTGCCCGTGCTGAAGGAACGCCGCAACCAGTTCGCCGGCACGCTGTCCGGCGGCCAGCAGCAGATGCTCGCGATCGGCCGAGGCCTCGCCTCCTCGCCGAAGCTGTTGATGCTGGACGAACCCTCGATGGGGCTGGCGCCCTCGACCGCGGACTTCATCTTCGAGCGGCTGATCGATATCCGCCGCCAGTCCGGGCTGACCATGCTGCTGGTCGAGCAGCGCGTTGCGGAAGCGCTGGAATCCGCTGACCACGGCTATGTCCTCGAAGCCGGCCACGTCGTGCTCCAGGGCAACAACGCCACGCTGCGCGCCGACGACCGCGTGCGCAAAGCCTATCTCGGCATGTGACGACCAAGAAAAAACAGGGAATTGGGAGCAAACAAGATGAGCAAGACTTCGAAAGGCAAGATGGCGAACGGACTGACCCGCCGGACCGTGCTGTCCGGTGCCGCCGCCGTCGGCCTCGCCGGCGTGGCGCGCGCGCAAGTCCCGGCGGAGATCAAGGTCGGACTGATCGTGCCATTGTCAGGCATCTACACCCGCCCCGGCCAGGTCATGAAGATGGGCGCCGAGATGGGCATCGAGCACATCAACGCGCAGGGGGGCATCAAGGCGCTCGGCGGCGCCAAGCTTAAGCTGGTCGTGATCGACTGCGGCGACACCACCGAGAAGGCCAAGAACGCGGCGCAGCGCATGGTGGCACAGGAGCCCGACCTCGTCGCCGCAACCGGCGCCTATCTCTCCTCCTTCACGCTCGCGGTCACGGAAGTGACCGAGCGCGCCGAACTGCCGGTGCTGACGCTGTCCTACTCGGACCTTCTGACCGACCGTGGCTTCAAATACATCTTCCAGACCGCCGCGACCGCGAGCCGCCAGTCCGAGCTCGGCCTGCCGACATTGATGAAGCTCGCCGAGAACGCCTCCGGCAAGAAGCCGAAGACCGTGGCGATGCTGATGGACAACACCGCGACCTCGGTCGCCACCGCCAAGGCGCTCAAGGAGAAGCTGTTCGCGCAGGAAGGTCTCCAGCTCGTCGTCGAGGAAGTCTGGACCCCGCCGCTGTCGGATGCGACGCCGCTGATCCAGAAGGTGCGCTCGGCCAAGCCCGACCTGCTGCTGTTCATGCCGAATGCGGTGTCGGACGCCAAGCTTGGCCTCGAGAAGATCAGCGAGTTCGGGCTCGGCCAGGGCAAGATCCCGACCGTGTCCTTCAGCATCACCATCGCCGAGCCCGATATGCTGCAGAGCGTCAGCCCGGAGACCGTACAGGGCATCATGACCATCGTCGCCAATTGGGGCTCGAAGGGCCACGAGGCGCTGATCGCCGAGCTCAAGGCCAAATACAAGGAGCCCTGGATGACGCAGAACGTCATCTCGACCTATGGCGACATGTGGCTGATGAAGGAAGCGCTGGAGAAGGCCGGCAAGGCCGATCGCAATGCGGTCGCGCAGGCTTTCCGCACCATGGATGCCGGCCCGTCGAAATATTACCCGGGCGGCCAGCTCAAGTTCGACGACAAGGGCCGCCGCGTCGGCGCCGGCGTCGTCATCGTGCAATGGCAATCGGGCGTGCCTGTCACCGTTTATCCGCCCGAGCTCGCACAGGCGCAGCCGTTCTGGCCGAAGAAATCCTGAAGCGTCGCGCGGATTTTCAGGGAGGAGAATTGTCATGACTGCAAAGAGCAAGACCACGATCTCTCGCCGAACATTGCTGGCCGGTGCCTCCGGCACGCTGATCGCATCCCGCGCTGCCTGGGCGCAGCAGCCTGCCGAGGTAAAGGTCGGCCTGCTGGTGCCGATCTCCGGGCTCTACGCCCGCCCGGGAACGGTGATGCGCGAGGGCGCCGAGATGGCGATCGACCACATCAACGCGCAAGGCGGCGTCAAGGCGCTCGGCGGCGCCAAGCTGAAGCTCGTGGTGCTCGATTCCGGCGACACCACCGAGAAGGCCAAGAACGCCGCGCAACGCATGGTGGCGCAGGAGACCGACCTGGTCGCGGCGAGCGGTGCCTATCTGTCCTCGTTCACGCTCGCGGTCACCGAGGTGACCGAGCGCGCCAACCTGCCCATGCTCACCCTCTCCTACTCTGACCTGATCACCGAGCGTGGGTTCAAATACGTGTTCCAGACCGCCGCCACCGCGGGGTCGCAGGCACGGCAAGCATTGCCGCAGATCATCAAGCTGGCGGAGACGGCCGCGGGCAAGCGGCCGAAGACGGTCGCGATCCTCACCGACAACACCGGCGCCTCGATCGCCTCCGCCAAGGCGATGCGCGATGGCCTGCTGGCCGAGAACCAGCTGCAGCTGATCGTCGACGAGACGTTTACGCCGCCGCTCGCCGACGCGACCTCGCTGGTGCAGAAAATCCGTTCCGCCAAGCCGGACCTGCTGTTCTTCCTGCCCACGGTGATCTCGGACGCAAAACTGCTGCTCGAGAAGATGAACGAGTTCGGCCTCGGTCAGGGCAAGATCCCGACGATCTCGTTCGGCATCGCGATCGCCGAACCGGACATGCTGCAGACCGTCAGCCCAGAACTGCTGCAGGGCGTTCTGACCTGCGTCGCGAGCTGGGGCGCCAAGGGCCATGAGGCGCTGATCGCCGAGTTGAAGACTCGCTACAAGGAGCCGTGGATGACGCAGAACGCGATCTCCACCTATGGCGACATGTGGGTGATCAAGGACGCGCTGGAGAAAGCCGGCAAGGCCGATCGCGTCGCCGTCGGCGAAGCGCTCCGCACCATGGATGGCGGGCCCTCGAAATACTATCCGCTAGGCGAGATCAAGTTCGACGAGAAGGGCCGCCGCGTCGGTGCCGGCATGACCATCGTGCAGTGGCAATCCGGCGTGCCGGTCACGGTGTTTCCGCCGGAGCTCGCGCTGGCGAAGCCGTTCTGGCCAAAAAGCTGACATCCGCCCCAGAAGAAACGGAGACCACAATGGACAAGGCGACCTACGACCGCGGCCTCGAAATCCGCAAGAGCGTGCTCGGCAACGAGTTCGTCGACAAGGCGATCGCGTCGGCCGACGAGTTCAACCGCCCAATGCAGGACCTCACCACGGAATATTGCTGGGGCTACGTCTGGGGCCGCGAGGGCCTTACACTGAAGACCCGCAGCTTCCTGAACCTCGCGATGCTGTGCGCGCTCAACCGCCCGCACGAGCTGAAGACTCATGTCCGCGGCGCACTCGCCAACGGCGCGACCAAGGAGGAGATCCGCGAGGTCTTCATGCAGGTCGCGATCTATTGCGGCGTGCCGGCCGGCGTCGATGCCTTCCGCAACGCGAAGGAGGTCTTCGCCGAGCTCGACAAGAAGTAGCGGAGCAGGTTCGTGATGAAGGGCAAATGGGCGCTCGTGACCGGTGCGACGGCAGGCCTCGGCCTTGCGGTCGCGGAAGGCCTTGCCGGCGCGGGCGCCAACATTGTCCTGCACGACCTCGCTCAGCCGAAGCAGGCTGCAGACGATCTGCGCGCCCGCTTCGGCATTGAGACGATCGCAGCCGGCGCCGACCTGTCGCGCCGCGAAGCGATCGAGACCATGATGACGGATCTGCGCGACCGCTGCGGCGCCATCGACGTCCTCGTCAACAACGCCGTCGTCAGGCATTTCGCCGCGATCGAGCAGTTTCCGCCCGACCGCTGGGACGAGGCGCTGGCCGTCAATTTGTCGGCGCCGTTCCACCTCATCCGCCTGGCGCTGCCGGCGATGAAGCAGCGCGGCTGGGGCCGGATCATCAATATGGGCTCGATCTATTCGAGCCGCGCGGTCGAGCACCGCATCGACTACGTCACCACCAAGACGGCGATCGCAGGCATGACCCGCGCCGTCGCCATCGAGACGGCGCGCAGCGGCATCACCTGCAACACTCTCTGCCCCGGCACGCTGCCGACGCCGGCCATCCTGAACAAGATCGCGGGGATGGCGGAAAGCAGCAGCCGTCCCGTCGCGGAGGTCACGCGCGACTATCTCGGCGAGCGCCAGCCCACGCAGCGCTTCATCGAGATGGACGCCGTCGCGGCCATGGTCGTCTTCCTCTGCGGCCCCGCCGCAAACGACGTCACCGGCGCCAGCCTGCCGATCGACGGGGGCTGGTCCGTGGCATGAGCACATGGGAACGGGAGTTTTGCGATGACTGAGCGATCAGGCCAGACCGCCGTGCTCACGGGCGCCGCCGGCGGCATGGGGCGCGCCATCACCAAGGCGCTGCTGGACAGCGGCCGCCGCGTCGTGCTGGTCGATCGCGACGCCAAGGCGCTTGAACAACTGGCGGCGACGGCAGGCGATGCGGTGGTCCCGATCCAGCTTGACGTCAGCGATGCCAAGGCTGTCGATCGCCTGCCCGATGCCATTCCCGCTCATTTCAAGCCGGTCGATATCCTCATCAACAATGCCGGCCACGACATCGGCGGCCGGACGCGCTTCGACATCGGTTGTGCCGACGACTGGTCCAACATCATCCAGACCAATCTGATCGGCCTGATGCGCGTCACCCGCGCGATCCTGCCCGGGATGGTCCAGCGCAACGCCGGCCATATCGTCAACATCAGCTCGATCAACGCGGTGCGGATCGTGCCCGACATGGCCGCCTACAGCACCAGCAAGGCGGGCGTGCACATGTTCACCGAGACCCTCCGCGGCGAGCTCGCGGACACCGCGATCCGGGTCACCGAGCTGCAGCCCGGGCTGACCCGCACCAACATCATCCTGACCCGCTACCGCGGCGATCAGCAGAAGGAAAAGGAATATTTCGACCAGTTCAGAATGGCGCTCGATCCGGCCGATATCGCGCGGTCGATCGTGTTCGCCCTCGACCAGCCCGCCCACGTTCAAATTGCCGAAATGATGATTCTGCCTGTAAACCGGTACTGAGTTTTCCCGAACAGGACCAGAACATGGAAAGACGCCGCGAATTGCAGTCGACACTCCGCATCGAGGACGTCCCGACCGTCCGGGCGATGGTGGCGCAGAAGCTGCGTGCGGCGATCATGTCGGGAACGCTGAAGCCCGGCCAGCGCCTGGTCGAGCGCGAGCTCTGCGAGATGATGGGCGTCAGCCGTCCCTCGATCCGCGAGGCGCTGCGGGCGCTCGAGGCCGACGGGCTGGTCAACACGGTCCCGCACCGCGGCCCTGTTGTGTCCACGATCAGCCTGGAAGAGGCGCGGCAGCTCTACGCCGCACGCGCGGTGCTCGAAGGCTTCGCCGGACGCGAATGCGCGCGGCTGCACGATCCCGAGGTGGCACGCCGGATCGGCGACGCCCTGACGCGGCTGAAGGCCGCCGCCGCCAAGCAGGATCTCGTCGGCAGCCTCGAAGCCAAGACCGATTTCTACGCAGCGCTGATCGGCGGCTGCCGCAATGCGTTCATCGAGCGCATGCTCAAGCCGCTGCACGATCGCATCCAGCTGCTGCGGATCACCTCGATGTCGCAGCCGAAGCGGATCAACAAGAGCCTGCGCGAAGTCACTGCGATCTGGCGAGCGATCCAGAACGGCGACCCGGATCTCGCCGAACGCTGCTGCGTCGACCACATCAATGCGGCTGCGGTGGCAGCGCTCGACATGATCGAAAAATCGTCGGCGGCCAAGGAGGCGGCGCCTACCGACGACTAGAACAATGCCGCCAGGGAGTGTTCGATGACGTTTCTCGTACGATCGCTGATCCTGTTCCTCCTGCTCTATCCCTGCGGCGCGGCGATCGCGGACGACTACCCCGCCCGCCCGATCACGGTCATCGTGCCGTTCTCCGCCGGCGGGCCCGGCGACGTCATCGCGCGCATCCTCGGCAGCGCCATGAGCGCGACGCTGAAACAATCCATCGTCATCGAAAATGTCGTCGGCGCCGGCGGCACGCTCGGCACCAACCGCGTCGCCAAGGCGGCCCCTGACGGCTATACGTTGCTGCTGATGCATGTCGGCCAGGCCACGGCACCTGCCCTTTACGCCAAGCTGCCGTTCGACCCAGTCGGCGACTTCGCGCCGATCGGGCTCGTCACCGACGTTCCGATGATCCTGGTGGCGCGGCCGAACTATCCCGCCAAGGACCTCGGCGAGCTCATCACGCAGATTCGCAAGGCCGGCGACAAGGTTACTTTCGGTAATGTCGGTCTCGGCTCGGCATCGCAGCTCTGCGGCCTGATGTTCATGAGCGCTACGGATACCAAGCTCACCCCGATCTACTACAAGGGCGGCGGACCGGCGCTGAACGACGTCATCGCCGGCCACATCGACGTCTATTGCGATCCCGCGACCGGACCGACGCCCTACATCCAGTCGAACACGATCAAGGGCTACGCGATCACCAGCAAGACGCGCGTTGCAACGCTGCCTGAGGTGCCGACCTCGACGGAATCCGGCGTTCCCGAATTCGACGTGACGACTTGGTATGGCCTGTACGCGCCGAAGGGGACGCCGAAACCGGTGATCGACCATCTCGTCGCCGCCTTGCAGGCGGCGCTGAGAGACCCCGCACTGATCAGCCGCTTTGCCGAGCTCAGCATGGCTCCCGTCGAATCCGAGCGTGCGACGCCGGAAGCGCTCGAAGCGTTCTTGAAAGCCGAGATCGGCAAATGGAAACGGATCATCAAAGCCGCTGGCATCGATCCGCAGTAGACGCTAGCGGCGGAGAGGCCGATGCCTCTCTACATGCTGCGATAGCGCACAATGCACGACGACGAAGCAAAGCAGGATGCGCAAATGAACGCATCAAGCACCGAGCGAAAACAAGCGCAAGGAAAGTGACCGATTGTCAGAATGGGAATGCGCGTCTTGTCAGAATGAAAAGGCCCTGACGCGCTAAGTTATTGAAAACATTGGAGCGGGTGAAGGGAATCGAACCCTCGTATTCAGCTTGGAAGGCTGCTGCTCTACCATTGAGCTACACCCGCGCTACGGGCTCCCTAACACGGCCGGGCGGCGGTCTCAACTGCTGAGGACGCCGCGTTCCGGCATGTCCTCGGCTCTGCGAATCGCACCGGTTCCTTCCGGACTCGCCGCCCCCTTAACAGCCGCCGCCATGCCGCCTATATTGAGATCTTCCGCAACCAACGAAAGGAGGTGATCCAGTGTCTCTTACCAAGCGCTGTCACCTCGCTGGGGTCGCCCGCTAAGCTCCGATGAGAGGCTTGGCATCGGGGCGGTCTCAGCCCTGGACCAGCGAGCACGAAATCGGGCGCGACGGGGTTTCCCCGCCGCGCCTTTTTCTTGGCGCGGGTTGGAGCGCTCGTTCGGTCAGCCCGTGCGAAGCCGCTCGCGCAACGCGACGGCCGCGATCGATATGCCGACACACCAGGCTATGACTGCCCGGTGCGGCTCCCCGCCGAGCACCAGTGTGGCGATGCTCGCGAGCAGGCACGGCGCAATGGCCTTGCCGTTGCGGCTCACGAGCGAGACCAGAAACGGCATCGCCGCGATCGATATCTGCAGGACGTCCATGGCAGGCAGACGGTAGCCGCAAGCTTCAGAAGCCGCAGACGTTGGTGGCGCGCGGACGCTTGCCGCGCCGGCTTTCCACGATGCGCTCGCCGCCGTTCTCGGCCGAGCTGCCGTAATAGCGGTGATGGCCGCTCTGATCGTGCAGATCGGCCGTCTCCGATGGTTTGGCGCGACGTGCGTCGCAAATGATCCTGGTGTTGTGACCCGACATTGCCGCCTCCAGCAAAACCTTGTTGTTTATGGTCCATCAGTCGCGACCGCTTCCGGCCGCGTTCACGCGGCAAGGGTGCAATCGGGTTTCAGGACGGTTTCGTCACTTGCGGGCGGCGCAATATTTTGCTTCGGGATTGTCGGCACCGCCTGCGGTGCAACGTCCTTGGTGTCTGTGCAGAAAAACAACGAGGTGACGATGCTTTACGCCATCCTGGCCTACCATGTGGAAGACGAGGTCATGTCCTGGACGCCGGAGCAGGACGCCGCCGTCGTGGCCAAAGTCATC contains:
- a CDS encoding tripartite tricarboxylate transporter substrate-binding protein; the encoded protein is MTFLVRSLILFLLLYPCGAAIADDYPARPITVIVPFSAGGPGDVIARILGSAMSATLKQSIVIENVVGAGGTLGTNRVAKAAPDGYTLLLMHVGQATAPALYAKLPFDPVGDFAPIGLVTDVPMILVARPNYPAKDLGELITQIRKAGDKVTFGNVGLGSASQLCGLMFMSATDTKLTPIYYKGGGPALNDVIAGHIDVYCDPATGPTPYIQSNTIKGYAITSKTRVATLPEVPTSTESGVPEFDVTTWYGLYAPKGTPKPVIDHLVAALQAALRDPALISRFAELSMAPVESERATPEALEAFLKAEIGKWKRIIKAAGIDPQ
- a CDS encoding SDR family oxidoreductase; its protein translation is MKGKWALVTGATAGLGLAVAEGLAGAGANIVLHDLAQPKQAADDLRARFGIETIAAGADLSRREAIETMMTDLRDRCGAIDVLVNNAVVRHFAAIEQFPPDRWDEALAVNLSAPFHLIRLALPAMKQRGWGRIINMGSIYSSRAVEHRIDYVTTKTAIAGMTRAVAIETARSGITCNTLCPGTLPTPAILNKIAGMAESSSRPVAEVTRDYLGERQPTQRFIEMDAVAAMVVFLCGPAANDVTGASLPIDGGWSVA
- a CDS encoding ABC transporter substrate-binding protein — its product is MTAKSKTTISRRTLLAGASGTLIASRAAWAQQPAEVKVGLLVPISGLYARPGTVMREGAEMAIDHINAQGGVKALGGAKLKLVVLDSGDTTEKAKNAAQRMVAQETDLVAASGAYLSSFTLAVTEVTERANLPMLTLSYSDLITERGFKYVFQTAATAGSQARQALPQIIKLAETAAGKRPKTVAILTDNTGASIASAKAMRDGLLAENQLQLIVDETFTPPLADATSLVQKIRSAKPDLLFFLPTVISDAKLLLEKMNEFGLGQGKIPTISFGIAIAEPDMLQTVSPELLQGVLTCVASWGAKGHEALIAELKTRYKEPWMTQNAISTYGDMWVIKDALEKAGKADRVAVGEALRTMDGGPSKYYPLGEIKFDEKGRRVGAGMTIVQWQSGVPVTVFPPELALAKPFWPKS
- a CDS encoding carboxymuconolactone decarboxylase family protein, translated to MDKATYDRGLEIRKSVLGNEFVDKAIASADEFNRPMQDLTTEYCWGYVWGREGLTLKTRSFLNLAMLCALNRPHELKTHVRGALANGATKEEIREVFMQVAIYCGVPAGVDAFRNAKEVFAELDKK
- a CDS encoding branched-chain amino acid ABC transporter ATP-binding protein/permease, translated to MLRMRSLLPPLLFTLAYAVVSLGVTNSYYQLILTLVPVWAVFGLSWNLLSGYTGLISFGHAAFFGIGAYATALGQIYFDISPWLLIPIAAVLGGIAGLLIGFPTFRLQGHYFALAMLAYPLAILYVFEWLGFQEVTLPIKRDAPIAFMQFTDPHVYTLLGLAIMLGTIMLTQWIERSRFGMALLAIKQNEAAAEAAGINTLAWKLRAITLSGAIAAAIGGFYAQVLLVVTPQSVFGMLVSAQALTVAMFGGVGTVWGPVIGSVILIPLAEILHAEAGARFPGIQGVIFGFAIVGVILMAPEGLFWKLRDLLRRRTAPKASASDTAEAVANVTTLKPAARQRAAKGEVMLEVKNLSRSFGGLKAVQDVSFKLHKNEILGIIGPNGAGKTTLFNLLNGFLKPSQGEVLIDGRNMSGQRPHVICEAGIGRTFQVMRPFLRMSILDNVVVGAYVRARTDDEARKLAADAVARVGLSAVADRVAGELSTKELRLMELARAISGQPRILLLDETLAGLGHGEADEVVAVIQQLARDGMTIAIIEHTMQAMVRLVDSFLVLDHGAVITEGLPEVVTRDSRVIEAYLGKKWVGHAAN
- a CDS encoding GntR family transcriptional regulator: MERRRELQSTLRIEDVPTVRAMVAQKLRAAIMSGTLKPGQRLVERELCEMMGVSRPSIREALRALEADGLVNTVPHRGPVVSTISLEEARQLYAARAVLEGFAGRECARLHDPEVARRIGDALTRLKAAAAKQDLVGSLEAKTDFYAALIGGCRNAFIERMLKPLHDRIQLLRITSMSQPKRINKSLREVTAIWRAIQNGDPDLAERCCVDHINAAAVAALDMIEKSSAAKEAAPTDD
- a CDS encoding ABC transporter ATP-binding protein gives rise to the protein MLRIEGLSAGYSTKPVLNHVSIDVGAGQFVAIVGPNGAGKTTLFKTISGIVKPSSGSITFDGVDLLAVPPPQRAHLGIAHVPEGRQVFPSLTVMENLEMGAMTESGRRDWQANIERIFDWLPVLKERRNQFAGTLSGGQQQMLAIGRGLASSPKLLMLDEPSMGLAPSTADFIFERLIDIRRQSGLTMLLVEQRVAEALESADHGYVLEAGHVVLQGNNATLRADDRVRKAYLGM
- a CDS encoding ABC transporter substrate-binding protein; the protein is MSKTSKGKMANGLTRRTVLSGAAAVGLAGVARAQVPAEIKVGLIVPLSGIYTRPGQVMKMGAEMGIEHINAQGGIKALGGAKLKLVVIDCGDTTEKAKNAAQRMVAQEPDLVAATGAYLSSFTLAVTEVTERAELPVLTLSYSDLLTDRGFKYIFQTAATASRQSELGLPTLMKLAENASGKKPKTVAMLMDNTATSVATAKALKEKLFAQEGLQLVVEEVWTPPLSDATPLIQKVRSAKPDLLLFMPNAVSDAKLGLEKISEFGLGQGKIPTVSFSITIAEPDMLQSVSPETVQGIMTIVANWGSKGHEALIAELKAKYKEPWMTQNVISTYGDMWLMKEALEKAGKADRNAVAQAFRTMDAGPSKYYPGGQLKFDDKGRRVGAGVVIVQWQSGVPVTVYPPELAQAQPFWPKKS
- a CDS encoding SDR family oxidoreductase, whose protein sequence is MTERSGQTAVLTGAAGGMGRAITKALLDSGRRVVLVDRDAKALEQLAATAGDAVVPIQLDVSDAKAVDRLPDAIPAHFKPVDILINNAGHDIGGRTRFDIGCADDWSNIIQTNLIGLMRVTRAILPGMVQRNAGHIVNISSINAVRIVPDMAAYSTSKAGVHMFTETLRGELADTAIRVTELQPGLTRTNIILTRYRGDQQKEKEYFDQFRMALDPADIARSIVFALDQPAHVQIAEMMILPVNRY